The Georgenia faecalis genome includes a window with the following:
- the leuA gene encoding 2-isopropylmalate synthase has translation MKTRPPSNAQQPSSMPIRKYRPFLDTNGVDLPDRQWPTRRMAAAPRWLSTDLRDGNQALIEPMDPTRKRRMFDLLVRMGYKEIEIGFPAASQADFDFVRSLVETGAIPEDVTVSVLTQARTELIERTVTSLVGAPRATVHLYNATAPVFRDIVFRNDREATKELAVAGTRDVLAYAEKILDPDTVFGYEYSPEIFVDTELEYALEVCEAVMDVWQPDGGREIVLNLPATVERATPNVYADQIEWMSRNLSRREFVAVSVHPHNDRGTAVASAELAVLAGADRVEGCLFGQGERTGNVDLVTLGLNLFSQGIDPQIDFSDIDEIRRTVEQCTQMDVHPRHPYGGDLVYTAFSGSHQDAIKKGFAVRADRVAAADGDASAVLWEVPYLPVDPHDVGRSYEAVVRVNSQSGKGGVAYLLSSTRALDLPRRLQIELSAIVQRHTDAYGGEISAERLWTIFSDEYLPATPESGLSPWGRYALRGTTLTSAGEGQDATLTLTMVEDGTEKVLAATGNGPVKAFTNAFADLGVRVDVLDYAEHALSTGGDASAAAYVECEVDGQVLWGVGIDPSITTASFKAIVSAVNRALR, from the coding sequence ATGAAGACCCGCCCCCCGAGCAATGCTCAGCAGCCGTCGAGCATGCCGATCCGCAAGTACCGCCCGTTCCTCGACACCAACGGTGTCGACCTCCCGGACCGCCAGTGGCCCACCCGCCGCATGGCGGCGGCCCCGCGCTGGCTCTCCACCGACCTGCGGGACGGGAACCAGGCGCTCATCGAGCCCATGGACCCCACCCGCAAGCGCCGCATGTTCGACCTCCTCGTCCGCATGGGCTACAAGGAGATCGAGATCGGTTTCCCCGCCGCCAGCCAGGCGGACTTCGACTTCGTCCGCTCGCTCGTCGAGACCGGCGCGATCCCCGAGGACGTCACCGTCTCGGTCCTCACCCAGGCCCGCACCGAGCTCATCGAGCGCACCGTGACCTCCCTCGTCGGTGCGCCGCGGGCGACCGTCCACCTCTACAACGCCACCGCGCCGGTCTTCCGCGACATCGTCTTCCGCAACGACCGCGAGGCCACCAAGGAGCTCGCCGTCGCCGGGACGCGGGACGTCCTCGCCTACGCCGAGAAGATCCTCGACCCCGACACGGTCTTCGGGTACGAGTACTCCCCGGAGATCTTCGTCGACACCGAGCTCGAGTACGCCCTCGAGGTGTGCGAGGCCGTCATGGACGTCTGGCAGCCCGACGGCGGGCGCGAGATCGTCCTCAACCTCCCCGCCACGGTCGAGCGCGCGACGCCCAACGTCTACGCCGACCAGATCGAGTGGATGAGCCGCAACCTTTCCCGCCGGGAGTTCGTCGCCGTCTCGGTCCACCCGCACAACGACCGCGGCACCGCCGTCGCCTCGGCCGAGCTCGCCGTCCTCGCCGGCGCCGACCGCGTCGAGGGCTGCCTGTTCGGCCAGGGCGAGCGGACCGGCAACGTCGACCTCGTCACGCTCGGGCTCAACCTCTTCAGCCAGGGCATCGACCCGCAGATCGACTTCTCCGACATCGACGAGATCCGCCGGACCGTCGAGCAGTGCACCCAGATGGACGTCCACCCGCGCCACCCCTACGGCGGCGACCTCGTCTACACCGCCTTCTCCGGCTCCCACCAGGACGCCATCAAGAAGGGCTTCGCCGTCCGGGCGGACCGGGTGGCCGCGGCCGACGGCGACGCGAGCGCCGTCCTCTGGGAGGTGCCCTACCTGCCCGTCGACCCGCACGACGTCGGGCGCAGCTACGAGGCGGTCGTCCGGGTCAACTCGCAGTCCGGCAAGGGGGGCGTGGCGTACCTGCTCTCGAGCACCCGCGCGCTCGACCTGCCGCGCCGGCTCCAGATCGAGCTCAGCGCGATCGTCCAGCGGCACACCGACGCCTACGGCGGCGAGATCAGCGCCGAGCGGCTGTGGACGATCTTCTCCGACGAGTACCTGCCGGCGACGCCGGAGTCCGGCCTGAGCCCCTGGGGCCGTTACGCCCTGCGCGGCACGACGCTCACCTCCGCCGGCGAGGGCCAGGACGCGACGCTCACCCTGACGATGGTCGAGGACGGCACCGAGAAGGTCCTCGCCGCCACGGGCAACGGCCCGGTCAAGGCCTTCACCAACGCGTTCGCCGACCTGGGCGTGCGCGTCGACGTCCTCGACTACGCCGAGCACGCCCTGTCCACCGGCGGTGACGCCAGCGCGGCGGCCTACGTCGAGTGCGAGGTCGACGGCCAGGTGCTCTGGGGCGTGGGCATCGACCCGTCCATCACGACGGCGTCCTTCAAGGCCATCGTCTCGGCGGTCAACCGCGCGCTGCGCTGA
- the recO gene encoding DNA repair protein RecO: MKLYRDEAVVLRAQKLGEADRIITLLTRANGRVRAVGKGVRRTSSKFGARLEPFGLVDVQLHLGRSLDVVTQVQTIEPYGRAIGQDYSLYTTATVMAETAERLTEVEKDPAPQQYLLLVGALHALATKRHAAPLVLDSYLLRSLAVAGWAPSFVDCARCGRQGPHHSFNVSAGGAVCDGCRPPGSAAPAPQTFELLGALLSGEWSTADASDERHRREASGLVAAHLQYHLERQLRSLRHVERV; this comes from the coding sequence GTGAAGCTCTACCGGGACGAGGCCGTCGTGCTCCGGGCCCAGAAGCTCGGTGAGGCGGACCGCATCATCACGCTCCTCACCCGGGCCAACGGCCGGGTGCGCGCCGTGGGCAAGGGCGTTCGCCGGACGTCGTCGAAGTTCGGGGCCCGCCTCGAGCCGTTCGGGCTCGTCGACGTCCAGCTCCACCTCGGGCGCAGCCTCGACGTCGTCACGCAGGTCCAGACCATCGAGCCCTACGGGCGCGCCATCGGCCAGGACTACTCGCTGTACACGACGGCGACGGTGATGGCGGAGACGGCCGAGCGCCTCACGGAGGTGGAGAAGGACCCCGCGCCGCAGCAGTACCTCCTCCTCGTCGGCGCGCTCCACGCCCTGGCCACCAAGCGCCACGCCGCGCCGCTGGTCCTCGACTCCTACCTCCTGCGCTCGCTGGCCGTCGCCGGGTGGGCGCCGAGCTTCGTCGACTGCGCGCGCTGCGGGCGGCAGGGACCGCACCACTCCTTCAACGTCTCCGCCGGCGGGGCGGTGTGCGACGGGTGCCGACCGCCCGGCTCGGCGGCCCCCGCGCCGCAGACGTTCGAGCTGCTCGGCGCGTTGCTCTCCGGCGAGTGGTCCACCGCGGACGCCAGCGACGAGCGCCACCGGCGCGAGGCGTCCGGGCTCGTGGCCGCGCACCTGCAGTACCACCTCGAGCGCCAGCTGCGCTCCCTACGTCACGTGGAGCGGGTATGA
- a CDS encoding isoprenyl transferase has protein sequence MSVPPPPHPSGARPPAIDPRFVPKHVAIVMDGNGRWANARGLPRVEGHRAGEASLLDVVAGAIEIGVTHISAYAFSTENWKRSPDEVRFLMGFNRDVIRRRRDEMNEWGVRVRWAGRRPRLWRSVINELEEAERLTAGNDVCTLTMCVNYGGRAEIADAARAIAEEVAAGRLRPDRVTERTVARYLDEPDMPDVDLFIRTSGEQRTSNFLLWQSAYAELVFLDEPWPDVDRRSLWRAVEIYASRDRRYGGAIDTPAAE, from the coding sequence ATGAGCGTCCCCCCGCCGCCGCACCCCTCGGGTGCGCGTCCCCCGGCGATCGACCCGCGGTTCGTGCCCAAGCACGTGGCCATCGTCATGGACGGCAACGGCCGGTGGGCCAACGCGCGCGGCCTGCCCCGCGTCGAGGGGCACCGGGCCGGGGAGGCGTCCCTGCTCGACGTCGTTGCCGGGGCCATCGAGATCGGCGTCACGCACATCTCCGCGTACGCCTTCTCCACCGAGAACTGGAAGCGCTCGCCCGACGAGGTCCGCTTCCTCATGGGATTCAACCGCGACGTCATCCGCCGACGCCGCGACGAGATGAACGAGTGGGGCGTGCGGGTGCGCTGGGCCGGGCGCCGGCCCCGCCTGTGGCGCTCGGTCATCAACGAGCTCGAGGAGGCCGAGCGGCTCACCGCCGGCAACGACGTGTGCACGCTGACGATGTGCGTGAACTACGGCGGGCGGGCCGAGATCGCCGACGCGGCCCGCGCCATCGCCGAGGAGGTCGCCGCCGGGCGGCTGCGCCCGGACCGCGTCACCGAGCGGACCGTGGCCCGCTACCTCGACGAGCCCGACATGCCCGACGTCGACCTGTTCATCCGCACGTCGGGGGAGCAGCGCACGTCGAACTTCCTGCTGTGGCAGTCGGCGTACGCCGAGCTCGTGTTCCTCGACGAGCCGTGGCCCGACGTCGACCGCCGCAGCCTGTGGCGGGCGGTGGAGATCTACGCCTCCCGGGACCGCCGCTACGGCGGCGCGATCGACACGCCCGCGGCGGAGTAG
- a CDS encoding DedA family protein: MPDYLASWPFWLVFVFLYLGATLRGQATYWLGRIVTEQTLRRVHPRTGWRRRVAQTLAGDGTQRGVAAIRRWGLVAIPFAYLTVGFQSMVLAAAGVLRVPWVPFTLAQLPGALAWAAIYSTVGFAVWNAAIAAAAGSPWGIATVVAIVGGVVGVVVVRRRRVRRAEAADDAPLPS, translated from the coding sequence GTGCCTGACTACCTCGCGAGCTGGCCGTTCTGGCTGGTGTTCGTCTTCCTCTACCTGGGTGCCACGCTGCGCGGGCAGGCGACCTACTGGCTCGGACGCATCGTCACCGAGCAGACCCTGCGCCGCGTCCACCCCAGGACGGGCTGGCGCCGTCGGGTCGCGCAGACCCTCGCGGGTGACGGCACCCAGCGCGGCGTCGCGGCCATCCGCCGGTGGGGCCTCGTGGCGATCCCCTTCGCCTACCTCACCGTCGGGTTCCAGAGCATGGTCCTCGCCGCGGCGGGCGTGCTCCGTGTGCCCTGGGTCCCCTTCACCCTCGCCCAGCTGCCCGGCGCCCTGGCGTGGGCGGCGATCTACTCCACCGTGGGCTTCGCCGTGTGGAACGCCGCGATCGCTGCGGCCGCGGGCTCGCCCTGGGGGATCGCGACGGTCGTCGCGATCGTGGGCGGCGTCGTCGGCGTGGTCGTGGTGCGCCGGCGCCGGGTGCGCCGCGCCGAGGCGGCCGACGACGCCCCCCTCCCGTCGTGA
- a CDS encoding transcriptional repressor — translation MSQQRMTRQRAAVTGLLEGTGDFRSAQQIHETLRSRGENVGLATVYRSLQAMADAGDVDVLRGDDGEARYRMCLTRQHHHHLVCRSCGTTAEISGAGVEEWATRMAAEHGFVDVDHTVDLFGTCAGCARGAEGGASRSARAEGAPSDAASAGAAAGTGAPAGARAAAEASAAAGTAAAGERAAVPPRSARA, via the coding sequence ATGAGCCAGCAGCGCATGACCCGCCAGCGCGCCGCGGTGACCGGCCTGCTCGAGGGGACCGGCGACTTCCGCAGCGCGCAGCAGATCCACGAGACGCTGCGCAGCCGGGGCGAGAACGTCGGCCTCGCCACGGTGTACCGCTCGCTCCAGGCCATGGCCGACGCCGGCGACGTCGACGTCCTGCGGGGCGACGACGGCGAGGCGCGGTACCGCATGTGCCTCACCCGCCAGCACCACCACCACCTCGTGTGCCGCTCGTGCGGGACGACGGCGGAGATCAGCGGCGCGGGCGTCGAGGAGTGGGCGACGCGGATGGCGGCCGAGCACGGGTTCGTCGACGTCGACCACACCGTCGACCTCTTCGGCACGTGCGCCGGGTGCGCCCGCGGCGCGGAGGGCGGGGCCTCTCGCTCGGCCCGTGCGGAGGGCGCCCCCTCGGACGCTGCCAGCGCCGGGGCGGCGGCCGGTACGGGGGCGCCGGCCGGTGCCAGGGCGGCGGCCGAGGCCAGTGCCGCTGCGGGGACCGCGGCGGCGGGCGAGCGTGCGGCGGTTCCACCGAGGTCCGCGCGTGCCTGA
- a CDS encoding metal ABC transporter permease encodes MLASPLMQRALVVAVLVGIAAPVMGTYLVQRRLALLGDGLGHMALTGVAVGWLVGNAANLTPHDALAVPGAVVAAVIGSVIIEVVRAKGRTSGDVALALLFYGGIAGGVVLIGLAGGTTANLTGYLFGSISTVTTLDLWLTVVLAVVILGVGLGLRPALFSLSHDEEFARASGLPVRLLNITVAVMAALTVSVAMRVVGVLLVSAVMIVPVATAQLLTRSFRMTMALAMVIGVAVSVVGLSLTYTYPLSPGATIVILAIATYAVVSVVRPLLPRARRGGDPHPDVEDDVELEVAR; translated from the coding sequence ATGCTCGCGAGCCCGCTCATGCAGCGCGCGCTCGTCGTCGCCGTCCTCGTCGGCATCGCCGCGCCCGTCATGGGGACCTACCTCGTCCAGCGCCGCCTCGCGCTCCTCGGGGACGGCCTCGGGCACATGGCGCTCACCGGCGTCGCCGTGGGCTGGCTCGTCGGCAACGCCGCGAACCTCACCCCGCACGACGCCCTCGCGGTGCCGGGCGCCGTCGTCGCCGCCGTCATCGGCTCGGTGATCATCGAGGTGGTCCGCGCCAAGGGCCGTACCAGCGGTGACGTCGCCCTCGCCCTCCTCTTCTACGGCGGGATCGCCGGCGGCGTGGTCCTCATCGGCCTCGCCGGCGGCACGACGGCGAACCTCACCGGCTACCTCTTCGGCTCCATCTCGACGGTGACGACGCTCGACCTGTGGCTCACGGTCGTGCTCGCCGTCGTCATCCTCGGTGTGGGGCTCGGCCTGCGCCCGGCCCTGTTCTCGCTCTCGCACGACGAGGAGTTCGCCCGGGCCAGCGGCCTGCCGGTGCGCCTGCTCAACATCACCGTCGCCGTGATGGCGGCGCTGACGGTGTCGGTGGCGATGCGGGTGGTCGGCGTCCTGCTCGTCTCCGCGGTCATGATCGTCCCCGTCGCGACCGCGCAGCTCCTCACGCGGTCGTTCCGGATGACGATGGCGCTGGCGATGGTCATCGGCGTGGCCGTGTCCGTCGTCGGGCTCTCCCTCACCTACACCTACCCCCTCTCCCCGGGCGCGACCATCGTCATCCTCGCCATCGCGACGTACGCCGTCGTGTCGGTCGTGCGCCCGCTGCTGCCCCGGGCGCGCCGCGGCGGCGACCCGCACCCGGACGTGGAGGACGACGTCGAGCTGGAGGTGGCCCGATGA
- a CDS encoding metal ABC transporter ATP-binding protein, whose translation MSAPVPGSAAPASPATPTSPAAPTSPATPISPATPTSATTPPVRARGLTVRMGASTILHGVDVAVADGEMVALLGANGSGKSTLVKALVGVVPVATGRAELFGVDVATAPRRVPWQRVGYVPQRVSAASGVPATALEVVESGLLGGGRLRVGRAGRERARAALAEVGLADRAGESVQIFSGGQQQRVLIARALVRDPDLLLLDEPFAGIDQASKESLAGTLATLHGRGTAVLVVLHELGDLAGLIERAVVLRHGRVVHDGAPPHPARGHDDPAHDHVHPHADEAPRAHEAPELRVEL comes from the coding sequence GTGAGCGCCCCGGTGCCCGGCAGCGCCGCGCCGGCCAGCCCCGCCACGCCGACCAGCCCCGCCGCGCCGACCAGCCCCGCCACGCCGATCAGCCCCGCCACGCCGACCAGCGCGACCACGCCACCCGTCCGAGCCCGGGGCCTCACCGTGCGCATGGGCGCGTCGACGATCCTCCACGGCGTCGACGTCGCCGTCGCCGACGGGGAGATGGTGGCGCTCCTCGGCGCGAACGGCTCCGGAAAGTCCACGCTGGTCAAGGCCCTGGTCGGGGTCGTCCCCGTCGCCACCGGCCGTGCGGAGCTCTTCGGCGTCGACGTCGCGACCGCCCCCCGTCGCGTCCCGTGGCAGCGGGTGGGCTACGTGCCCCAGCGGGTGAGTGCGGCCTCCGGTGTGCCGGCGACGGCGCTCGAGGTCGTCGAGTCCGGCCTGCTCGGCGGGGGCCGGCTCCGCGTCGGCCGCGCCGGCCGCGAGCGCGCCCGCGCCGCGCTCGCCGAGGTCGGCCTGGCCGACCGCGCGGGCGAGAGCGTGCAGATCTTCTCCGGCGGGCAGCAGCAGCGCGTCCTCATTGCGCGCGCCCTGGTCCGCGACCCCGACCTCCTCCTCCTCGACGAGCCGTTTGCCGGGATCGACCAGGCCTCCAAGGAGTCCCTCGCCGGGACCCTGGCGACCCTGCACGGGCGCGGCACCGCCGTCCTCGTCGTCCTCCACGAGCTCGGCGACCTCGCCGGCCTCATCGAGCGCGCCGTCGTCCTGCGCCACGGCCGCGTCGTGCACGACGGCGCCCCACCCCACCCGGCGCGCGGGCACGACGACCCCGCGCACGACCACGTCCACCCCCATGCCGACGAGGCGCCGCGCGCCCACGAGGCACCTGAGCTGAGGGTGGAGCTGTGA
- a CDS encoding metal ABC transporter substrate-binding protein, whose protein sequence is MRTMFIRRATATAAATAAVVALAGCGANESGGSAGASGGDTTLEVVTSVYPLQFVAERVGGEYVDVASLLPAQGDAHNVELSPREVADLEAADLVVTVSGLQPAVDDAVAVAGLTAYDAADDADLHPADELGHTDDTDEITEHDHDHGSVDPHFWLDPERLATVTGALAEELAALDPDHADTFRANAAALEEELTALEEEYRTGLAACPSETIVVAHEAYGYLADRYGLHQEGVAGIDPETEPSPARLAEIGDIVEDEGVSTIFVESAVAPAVSEALAEDLGVSTAVLDPLEVQQDPDADYLDVMRANLDALRTALGCAA, encoded by the coding sequence ATGAGAACCATGTTCATCCGCCGAGCCACCGCGACCGCAGCGGCGACCGCGGCCGTCGTCGCACTGGCCGGCTGCGGCGCGAATGAGTCCGGCGGGTCCGCGGGCGCGTCCGGCGGAGACACCACCCTCGAGGTCGTCACGAGCGTGTACCCGCTCCAGTTCGTCGCCGAGCGGGTCGGTGGCGAGTACGTCGACGTCGCCTCCCTCCTGCCGGCGCAGGGCGATGCCCACAACGTCGAGCTCTCCCCCCGCGAGGTCGCCGACCTCGAGGCGGCGGACCTCGTCGTCACCGTCTCGGGGCTGCAGCCCGCGGTCGACGACGCCGTCGCCGTCGCCGGTCTGACGGCCTACGACGCGGCGGACGACGCCGATCTCCACCCCGCCGACGAGCTGGGTCACACCGACGACACCGACGAGATCACCGAGCACGACCACGATCACGGCAGCGTCGACCCGCACTTCTGGCTCGACCCCGAGCGGCTCGCCACGGTCACCGGCGCCCTGGCCGAGGAGCTCGCGGCCCTGGACCCCGACCACGCCGACACCTTCCGCGCGAACGCCGCCGCGCTCGAGGAGGAGCTGACGGCGCTCGAGGAGGAGTACCGCACCGGCCTGGCCGCGTGCCCGAGCGAGACGATCGTCGTCGCCCACGAGGCGTACGGCTACCTCGCCGACCGGTACGGCCTGCACCAGGAAGGGGTCGCCGGCATCGACCCGGAGACCGAGCCCTCCCCCGCGCGCCTCGCCGAGATCGGCGACATCGTCGAGGACGAGGGCGTGAGCACGATCTTCGTCGAGTCCGCCGTCGCCCCCGCCGTCTCCGAGGCCCTGGCCGAGGACCTCGGCGTGAGCACCGCCGTCCTCGACCCGCTCGAGGTCCAGCAGGACCCCGACGCCGACTACCTCGACGTCATGCGCGCGAACCTCGACGCGCTCCGCACCGCGCTGGGGTGTGCGGCGTGA
- a CDS encoding glycine--tRNA ligase, translating to MAAPTRLDNVISLAKRRGFVFPSGEIYGGTRSAWDYGPLGVELKENIKRQWWRSMVTAREDVVGLDSSVILPRQVWVASGHVGVFSDPLTECLSCHKRYRADQLAEEFEERKGRAPENGLADIPCPNCGTRGEWTEPRDFNMMLKTYLGPVEDESGLHYLRPETAQGIFVNFANVMTSARKKPPFGIGQIGKSFRNEITPGNFIFRTREFEQMEMEFFVEPGTDEEWHQYWIDTRTSWYTDLGIDPANLRHYEHAKEKLSHYSKRTVDIEYRFGFTGSEWGELEGIANRTDFDLTTHAQHSGQDLSYFDQTKNERWVPYVIEPAAGLTRSLMAFLVEAYTEDEAPNTKGGVDKRTVLRLDPRLSPVKAAVLPLSRNEQLSPIARDLAAELRKNWNVDFDDAGAVGRRYRRQDEIGTPFCITVDFETLEDQAVTIRERDTMAQERVGLDKVAGYLAARLLGA from the coding sequence GTGGCAGCACCCACCCGCCTGGACAACGTCATCAGCCTCGCCAAGCGGCGGGGGTTCGTCTTCCCGTCCGGCGAGATCTACGGCGGCACCCGCTCCGCCTGGGACTACGGCCCGCTCGGCGTGGAGCTCAAGGAGAACATCAAGCGCCAGTGGTGGCGCTCCATGGTCACCGCGCGTGAGGACGTCGTCGGCCTCGACTCCTCGGTCATCCTGCCCCGCCAGGTGTGGGTGGCCTCGGGCCACGTCGGCGTCTTCAGCGACCCCCTCACCGAGTGCCTCAGCTGCCACAAGCGCTACCGCGCCGACCAGCTCGCCGAGGAGTTCGAGGAGCGCAAGGGCCGCGCCCCGGAGAACGGCCTCGCCGACATCCCGTGCCCCAACTGCGGCACCCGCGGCGAGTGGACCGAGCCCCGCGACTTCAACATGATGCTCAAGACCTACCTCGGCCCCGTCGAGGACGAGTCGGGCCTGCACTACCTGCGCCCCGAGACGGCCCAGGGCATCTTCGTCAACTTCGCCAACGTCATGACCTCGGCGCGGAAGAAGCCGCCGTTCGGCATCGGCCAGATCGGCAAGTCGTTCCGCAACGAGATCACCCCCGGCAACTTCATCTTCCGGACCCGCGAGTTCGAGCAGATGGAGATGGAGTTCTTCGTCGAGCCCGGCACGGACGAGGAGTGGCACCAGTACTGGATCGACACCCGCACGTCCTGGTACACGGACCTCGGCATCGACCCGGCGAACCTGCGCCACTACGAGCACGCCAAGGAGAAGCTCTCCCACTACTCCAAGCGCACGGTCGACATCGAGTACCGCTTCGGGTTCACGGGCAGCGAGTGGGGCGAGCTCGAGGGCATCGCCAACCGCACCGACTTCGACCTCACGACTCACGCGCAGCACTCCGGCCAGGACCTGTCGTACTTCGACCAGACGAAGAACGAGCGCTGGGTGCCCTACGTCATCGAGCCGGCGGCCGGCCTGACCCGCTCGCTCATGGCGTTCCTCGTCGAGGCCTACACCGAGGACGAGGCGCCCAACACCAAGGGCGGCGTCGACAAGCGGACCGTCCTGCGGCTCGACCCGCGCCTGTCCCCGGTCAAGGCGGCGGTCCTGCCGCTCTCGCGCAACGAGCAGCTCTCGCCCATCGCGCGCGACCTCGCCGCCGAGCTCCGCAAGAACTGGAACGTCGACTTCGACGACGCCGGGGCGGTCGGCCGGCGCTACCGCCGCCAGGACGAGATCGGCACGCCGTTCTGCATCACCGTGGACTTCGAGACGCTCGAGGACCAGGCGGTGACCATCCGCGAGCGGGACACCATGGCGCAGGAGCGGGTGGGCCTGGACAAGGTCGCCGGCTACCTCGCGGCGCGTCTGCTCGGGGCCTGA
- a CDS encoding YibE/F family protein encodes MTPSPGSDDAVQPGREHHGATGRADGDAVAGSAASAGAVGATSTRATTSARADGATSTRATTASAPGRHGHAHGDLPLPPAEARRARVVLAALVLPLLLATVVGLLTLWPRGETPVGSFELTSAGMTIETAEVVEITDAVGEEVRAELLTGVGQGQVVPVQVPPEVLSSGVDVGDRLRLMFTPSALGSGSPYVFWDFERTTPVVALALLYAVVVLLVARWRGLAAMAGLASSLAVVVLFVLPALMLGSPPLLVALVGSSAMMFVSVYLAHGVSIRTTTALLGTFLGLAATTALALWGTRSAQLTGATSDSSLMLVGTFPGLDLRDLLLCGIVIAGLGALNDVTITQASAVWELHAADPTMPRRRLLTRGMRIGRDHIASTVYTLAFAYVGTALPVLLVAGLFDRPFGDTLMAGEIAEEIVRTLVSSVGLVLAIPATTAIAAALVRTARPGR; translated from the coding sequence ATGACCCCCTCGCCCGGGTCCGACGACGCCGTTCAGCCCGGCCGGGAGCACCACGGTGCGACCGGCCGGGCCGACGGCGATGCGGTGGCCGGCAGCGCCGCATCCGCCGGCGCTGTCGGCGCCACGTCGACCCGAGCGACAACGTCCGCCCGGGCCGACGGCGCCACGTCGACCCGAGCGACGACCGCCTCCGCCCCGGGGCGGCACGGCCATGCGCACGGCGACCTCCCGCTCCCGCCGGCCGAGGCCCGCCGCGCGCGGGTGGTCCTCGCCGCCCTCGTCCTCCCGCTCCTGCTCGCCACCGTCGTCGGGCTCCTCACGCTGTGGCCGCGGGGCGAGACCCCCGTCGGCTCGTTCGAGCTCACCTCGGCGGGCATGACGATCGAGACCGCCGAGGTCGTCGAGATCACCGACGCCGTCGGGGAGGAGGTCCGCGCCGAGCTCCTCACCGGCGTCGGCCAGGGGCAGGTCGTCCCCGTGCAGGTGCCGCCCGAGGTCCTCTCCAGCGGCGTGGACGTCGGCGACCGCCTCCGGCTCATGTTCACGCCGTCGGCGCTCGGCTCGGGGAGCCCGTACGTCTTCTGGGACTTCGAGCGCACGACGCCGGTGGTCGCGCTCGCCCTCCTCTACGCCGTCGTCGTCCTCCTCGTGGCGCGCTGGCGCGGCCTCGCCGCGATGGCGGGGCTGGCGTCCTCACTCGCCGTCGTCGTCCTGTTCGTCCTGCCCGCCCTCATGCTGGGCTCGCCGCCGCTGCTCGTCGCGCTGGTCGGCTCGAGCGCGATGATGTTCGTGTCGGTCTACCTCGCCCACGGCGTCTCGATCCGGACGACGACGGCGCTGCTCGGCACGTTCCTCGGCCTCGCGGCGACGACGGCGCTGGCCCTGTGGGGGACGCGCTCGGCGCAGCTCACCGGGGCGACGTCGGACTCCTCGCTCATGCTCGTCGGGACGTTCCCCGGGCTCGACCTGCGTGACCTGCTCCTGTGCGGGATCGTCATCGCCGGCCTGGGGGCGCTCAACGACGTCACCATCACCCAGGCATCGGCCGTGTGGGAGCTGCACGCCGCCGACCCGACGATGCCGCGCCGGCGGCTCCTCACCCGGGGGATGCGGATCGGCCGCGACCACATCGCCTCGACGGTGTACACGCTGGCGTTCGCGTACGTCGGGACGGCCCTGCCCGTCCTCCTCGTCGCCGGGCTGTTCGACCGCCCGTTCGGCGACACACTCATGGCGGGGGAGATCGCCGAGGAGATCGTGCGGACGCTCGTCTCCTCGGTCGGCCTGGTCCTCGCCATCCCGGCGACGACGGCGATCGCGGCCGCCCTGGTCCGCACGGCCCGCCCGGGGCGCTGA